One window of the Microbulbifer sp. Q7 genome contains the following:
- a CDS encoding DEAD/DEAH box helicase, with the protein MLFEDLGLAPEIARAVAEQGYSKPTPIQEQAIPVVMRGGDVMAAAQTGTGKTAGFTLPLLHKLSAGERARNNQVRALVLTPTRELAAQVFDNVQSYSQYLPMRHSVVFGGVKINPQMMRLRGGADILVATPGRLLDLYNQRAIKFDQLETLVLDEADRMLDMGFIHDIKKILRALPPKRQNLLFSATFSPEIRTLAKGLVNDPVEIDVSPRNTTTKTVQQKLHPVDKSRKANLLCHLIKENGWHQALVFSRTKHGANRLAKQLEQNRIPAAAIHGNKSQNARTKALADFKAGKVQILVATDIAARGIDIDQLPQVVNFDLPNVPEDYVHRIGRTGRAGASGQAVSLVSADEAKQLWDIERLIKKPIEREEIEGFEPDHQLPASGGKPGKGSQVRRGGASKPSGNKPAGGKRGGGGRNSDNRSSGGRAADGRSEGRSEGRGGNRSGNTGNSADGNGAAKPGQRRRRPQRRTQTA; encoded by the coding sequence ATGCTTTTTGAAGATCTCGGCCTCGCGCCGGAAATCGCGCGCGCTGTTGCGGAACAGGGCTATTCCAAACCGACTCCGATTCAGGAACAGGCCATTCCGGTGGTCATGCGCGGCGGCGACGTGATGGCCGCCGCCCAGACGGGCACCGGTAAAACCGCCGGTTTCACCCTGCCGCTGCTGCACAAGCTGAGTGCCGGCGAACGCGCGCGTAATAACCAGGTGCGCGCACTGGTGCTGACACCGACCCGCGAACTGGCGGCGCAGGTGTTCGACAACGTGCAGAGCTACAGCCAGTACCTGCCCATGCGCCACTCGGTGGTATTTGGCGGGGTGAAGATCAACCCGCAGATGATGCGCCTGCGCGGTGGTGCGGACATTCTTGTCGCTACCCCCGGCCGTCTGCTGGACCTCTACAACCAGCGTGCAATCAAGTTTGACCAGCTGGAAACCCTGGTGCTGGACGAAGCCGACCGTATGCTGGACATGGGCTTTATCCACGACATCAAGAAAATCCTGCGCGCACTGCCGCCCAAGCGCCAGAACCTGCTGTTCTCCGCGACCTTCTCTCCGGAAATCCGCACCCTGGCCAAGGGCCTGGTGAATGATCCGGTCGAGATCGACGTAAGCCCGCGCAACACCACCACCAAGACGGTGCAGCAAAAGCTGCACCCGGTGGACAAGTCGCGCAAGGCGAATTTGCTGTGCCACCTGATCAAGGAAAACGGCTGGCACCAGGCGTTGGTATTCAGCCGCACCAAGCACGGCGCCAACCGTCTGGCCAAACAGCTGGAGCAGAACCGGATTCCCGCAGCGGCGATTCATGGCAACAAAAGCCAGAATGCGCGTACCAAGGCACTGGCGGACTTCAAGGCGGGCAAGGTACAGATTCTGGTGGCGACGGATATCGCCGCGCGCGGAATCGATATCGACCAGCTGCCACAGGTAGTGAACTTTGATCTGCCGAATGTGCCGGAAGATTATGTGCATCGCATCGGCCGTACCGGCCGCGCCGGTGCCAGCGGCCAGGCGGTTTCCCTGGTTTCGGCCGATGAAGCCAAGCAGTTGTGGGATATCGAAAGGCTGATCAAGAAGCCGATCGAGCGCGAAGAGATTGAGGGCTTCGAGCCCGATCACCAGCTGCCGGCATCCGGTGGCAAGCCCGGCAAGGGCAGTCAGGTGCGTCGTGGCGGCGCGAGCAAGCCTTCCGGCAACAAGCCGGCAGGCGGCAAGCGCGGCGGCGGTGGCCGCAACTCGGATAACCGCAGCTCTGGTGGCCGTGCGGCAGATGGCCGCTCAGAGGGTCGCTCAGAGGGCCGTGGCGGCAATCGCTCTGGCAACACCGGTAACTCGGCGGATGGTAACGGTGCCGCGAAGCCCGGGCAGCGTCGACGTCGCCCGCAGCGGCGCACGCAGACGGCGTAA
- a CDS encoding bile acid:sodium symporter family protein, with protein MESSPLISYGLPIALFIIMIGIGMTLTARDFHQVTVRPGGLVLGTIAQILLMPAAAFALAWALSLPPAMAVGLVIIAACPGGTTSNLFTLLARGNVALSIVLTISASMITIMTLPVFANYALELYYGAQQPITLPFLKTVLMLSFIVLLPVTIGMLIKTLRPSLAARAESGVSIFGGLVLALLVIGIVYGIRDRFLDLMVQAGPATLALNILGIGLGLLSAKLVGLGKREGLAIATELGIKNGTLGLMVTLTLLHSNDMSVPSAIYGVIMFPIGFLLVSFGRHIVKKDAAAEPLADNEKPAAELS; from the coding sequence ATGGAATCGAGCCCTCTGATTTCGTACGGCCTGCCGATTGCCCTGTTTATCATCATGATCGGCATTGGTATGACGCTTACTGCACGTGACTTTCACCAGGTAACCGTCCGGCCTGGCGGGTTGGTCCTTGGGACCATCGCACAGATCCTGCTGATGCCCGCTGCGGCGTTTGCCCTGGCCTGGGCACTCTCGCTACCCCCAGCCATGGCGGTGGGACTGGTGATCATCGCCGCCTGCCCGGGCGGTACCACATCCAACCTGTTTACGCTGCTCGCGCGCGGTAATGTGGCGCTATCCATCGTTCTCACCATCTCCGCCAGCATGATCACCATCATGACTCTGCCGGTCTTCGCCAACTATGCCCTGGAGCTCTACTACGGCGCCCAGCAGCCCATCACCCTGCCCTTTCTGAAAACGGTGCTGATGCTTTCATTCATCGTATTGCTGCCAGTAACCATCGGTATGCTGATCAAGACACTGCGGCCATCCCTCGCCGCCCGCGCCGAGAGCGGGGTGAGCATTTTTGGCGGTCTGGTTCTGGCATTGCTGGTTATCGGCATTGTCTACGGTATTCGCGATCGTTTTCTCGACCTGATGGTACAGGCCGGTCCCGCCACCCTTGCCCTGAATATTCTGGGGATCGGCCTCGGGCTGCTGAGTGCGAAACTGGTGGGACTGGGTAAGCGTGAGGGACTCGCCATCGCGACGGAGCTGGGCATCAAGAACGGCACGCTGGGGCTGATGGTAACCCTGACACTGCTGCACTCCAACGACATGTCGGTACCCTCTGCGATCTACGGTGTGATTATGTTTCCAATCGGCTTTCTACTGGTCTCTTTTGGGCGCCACATTGTGAAGAAGGACGCGGCAGCGGAACCTCTGGCGGATAACGAAAAACCCGCAGCAGAGCTGAGCTGA
- a CDS encoding HD domain-containing protein yields the protein MENNVRTRAAFTHMKDGSAEDWKCIADAFLSYARALPDRIIRHLKLLEGDFGGFPVDRLTHCLQTATLAYRDGKDEEYIVCALLHDIGDTLGSYNHADVAAAILEPFVSDANHWMIKHHAIFQGYYFFHYLGMDRNLRDNFREHEYYARTMQFISRYDAPAFDANGEILPLSFFEPMLRRVFAQPKKSLYKQSLENRDDEVA from the coding sequence ATGGAAAACAACGTGCGCACGCGCGCTGCATTCACCCATATGAAAGACGGCAGCGCGGAAGACTGGAAGTGTATCGCCGATGCGTTCCTTTCCTACGCTCGGGCACTGCCGGACCGTATTATTAGACACCTCAAGTTACTCGAAGGTGACTTCGGCGGCTTCCCCGTGGACCGCCTGACGCACTGCCTGCAAACAGCCACCCTCGCCTATCGTGATGGCAAAGACGAGGAATATATTGTCTGTGCCTTACTGCATGACATCGGCGACACGCTCGGCAGTTACAACCACGCGGATGTCGCCGCGGCAATACTGGAGCCATTCGTGAGTGACGCTAACCACTGGATGATCAAGCATCACGCAATCTTCCAGGGATACTACTTCTTTCACTACCTGGGAATGGATCGCAACCTGCGAGACAACTTCCGCGAGCATGAGTATTACGCGCGCACCATGCAGTTCATATCCCGATACGATGCACCGGCCTTCGATGCCAATGGTGAAATCCTGCCCCTGTCATTCTTCGAACCCATGCTCAGACGTGTTTTCGCACAGCCAAAGAAGTCGCTCTACAAGCAATCGCTGGAAAATCGCGACGACGAGGTCGCATGA
- a CDS encoding OmpW family protein, which produces MQAARKAATFTAVALAATLGASQCLADYEQGDVIVRIGWGLVDPDDDSDLLRIDNTVDLLDTRVYVDDGDSATFTGTWLFADHFGLGLLVALPFEHDLSVGGLPDPNNPGDLLGKVDLGSIEHLPPTLTVQWFPVCKESWVQPYVGIGVNFTTFMDEDISNVAQDYFEDVLNASSNASLKLDDSWGLAGEVGIDIMFGRDSNWLFNAAVWYLDIDTKAKIDFRTTQGANTRITTDVDIDPFVYSIGLGYKF; this is translated from the coding sequence ATGCAAGCAGCCAGGAAGGCCGCCACCTTTACCGCCGTTGCACTCGCCGCCACCCTCGGCGCCAGCCAGTGTCTTGCCGATTACGAGCAGGGCGATGTCATCGTCCGTATCGGTTGGGGCCTGGTAGACCCCGATGACGATTCCGACTTGCTGCGTATCGACAACACCGTCGACCTGCTGGATACCCGGGTGTACGTGGACGATGGTGACAGCGCCACCTTCACCGGCACCTGGCTGTTTGCCGATCATTTTGGCCTCGGCCTGCTGGTCGCACTGCCGTTCGAGCACGATCTGTCCGTCGGTGGGCTGCCTGACCCGAATAATCCCGGCGACCTGCTGGGCAAGGTGGACCTGGGCAGTATCGAGCACCTGCCACCCACGCTCACCGTGCAGTGGTTCCCGGTGTGCAAAGAGTCCTGGGTACAGCCTTATGTGGGTATCGGCGTCAACTTCACCACCTTTATGGATGAAGACATCAGCAACGTCGCCCAGGACTACTTTGAGGATGTGCTCAATGCCTCCAGCAATGCCAGCCTGAAGCTGGATGACTCCTGGGGTCTCGCCGGCGAGGTGGGTATCGACATCATGTTTGGCCGCGACAGCAACTGGCTGTTCAACGCCGCTGTGTGGTACCTGGATATCGACACCAAGGCGAAGATCGACTTCCGCACCACCCAGGGCGCCAACACGCGCATTACCACGGATGTGGATATCGATCCGTTCGTGTATTCGATCGGCCTCGGCTACAAGTTCTGA
- a CDS encoding class II aldolase/adducin family protein, which produces MAQNLDALPSLEGKVSAEEWQLRVDLAAAYRLIAHYGWDEIVFTHLSVRIPGPDHHFLINPFGCLFDEITASSLVKIDLNGDKVDDSPFPVNPAGFTIHSCIHQAREDAQCVMHTHTVEGVAVAAHSEGLLPLSQQSLFPLSSLAYHDYEGIAVREDEKARLVRDLGEANFMILRNHGLLTCASSIADTFLFMFILQKACEIQVAALAGNRPLTPVPQPIIDKIVSEGNKVTSNQGGKVAWPALLRKLDRIDPSYRR; this is translated from the coding sequence ATGGCCCAAAATCTGGATGCCTTGCCATCGCTCGAAGGGAAGGTAAGTGCCGAAGAATGGCAGTTACGCGTTGACCTTGCCGCGGCCTACCGGCTGATCGCTCACTACGGCTGGGACGAAATCGTATTCACGCACCTGTCGGTCCGGATTCCCGGCCCCGACCACCATTTCCTGATCAACCCTTTTGGCTGCCTGTTCGATGAGATTACCGCGTCCAGTCTGGTCAAGATCGACCTGAACGGCGACAAGGTGGATGACAGTCCATTCCCCGTCAATCCTGCGGGTTTCACCATCCACAGCTGCATTCACCAGGCGCGCGAGGATGCGCAGTGTGTAATGCATACTCATACGGTGGAGGGGGTTGCCGTCGCCGCCCACAGCGAGGGGCTTTTGCCTCTATCCCAGCAATCGCTGTTTCCACTCTCCAGCCTGGCGTATCACGATTATGAAGGAATCGCTGTCCGCGAAGACGAAAAGGCACGGCTGGTCAGAGATCTCGGTGAAGCCAACTTTATGATCCTGCGCAATCACGGCCTGCTTACCTGTGCCTCCTCCATTGCCGACACATTCCTTTTTATGTTCATCCTGCAAAAGGCCTGCGAAATCCAGGTAGCGGCCCTTGCTGGCAATCGCCCCTTAACACCGGTGCCCCAGCCAATCATTGACAAAATTGTCAGCGAAGGAAACAAGGTCACCAGCAACCAGGGTGGCAAGGTCGCCTGGCCCGCACTGCTGCGTAAACTGGATCGCATTGATCCCAGCTATCGCAGATAA
- a CDS encoding AbgT family transporter, producing the protein MTTSTSPSDIQPAGNGKKTAFTRFLDTVEWLGNLLPHPITLFAMFAVGVVILSGIAAFFGLSVDDPRPVGAAGRAADGVIHVVNLLSGEGLRTIVTTLVTNFTGFAPLGTVLVALLGVGIAEHSGLLSAAVRGMVLKASKRTVTVIVVFAGIISNTASELGYVVLIPLAAMIFHSLGRHPLAGLAAAFAGVSGGYSANLLLGTVDPLLSGITESAAHMIDPNYVVGPEVNWYFMIISTFLITGLGSWVTLAIVEPKLGKYDNSEASVDLSQDKMTQLTTEEKRGLKFAGLAVLGVCGLLALTIVPEWGVLRNQETGLVSGSPFLKGIVALIVVFFAIPGFVYGKTVGTMKNDRDVIDAMSKSMGTMGMYIVLVFFAAQFVAFFKMTNLGTIFAVLGAEALQSIGLTGPVLFVFFIMMCGIVNLSLGSASAQWAVTAPIFVPMLMLLGYAPEVIQAAYRIGDSVTNIITPMMSYFGLIVSFATRYKKDLGMGTLIATMIPYSIFFFIGWTALFFLWVFVAGMPVGPGAATYFTM; encoded by the coding sequence ATGACGACATCCACCTCCCCCAGTGACATCCAGCCCGCCGGCAACGGTAAGAAAACCGCCTTTACCCGCTTCCTCGATACCGTGGAATGGCTGGGTAACCTGCTCCCCCACCCGATTACCCTGTTTGCCATGTTCGCCGTGGGCGTGGTGATTCTGAGTGGTATCGCGGCCTTTTTCGGCCTGTCGGTGGATGACCCGCGCCCGGTGGGTGCCGCTGGTCGCGCCGCGGACGGCGTCATCCACGTGGTCAACCTATTGTCCGGGGAGGGGCTCAGAACCATTGTCACCACGCTGGTGACCAACTTCACCGGCTTCGCGCCGCTGGGCACGGTGCTGGTCGCCCTGCTGGGTGTCGGCATTGCCGAGCACTCCGGCCTGCTATCCGCCGCCGTGCGCGGCATGGTGCTGAAGGCCTCCAAGCGCACCGTCACGGTGATCGTGGTGTTTGCCGGCATCATCTCCAATACCGCCTCCGAACTCGGTTACGTGGTGCTGATCCCGCTGGCGGCGATGATCTTCCACTCCCTGGGCCGGCACCCCCTGGCCGGCCTCGCCGCCGCCTTCGCCGGTGTCTCTGGCGGCTACAGCGCAAACTTGCTGCTGGGCACCGTAGACCCGCTGCTGTCCGGCATCACCGAATCCGCCGCGCATATGATCGACCCCAACTATGTGGTGGGCCCGGAGGTGAACTGGTACTTCATGATCATCAGCACCTTCCTGATCACCGGCCTGGGCAGCTGGGTAACCCTCGCCATCGTCGAACCCAAACTGGGCAAATACGACAACAGCGAGGCCTCCGTCGACCTGTCCCAGGACAAGATGACCCAGCTGACCACCGAGGAAAAACGCGGCTTGAAGTTTGCCGGCCTGGCGGTACTGGGTGTGTGCGGTTTGCTGGCGCTCACCATCGTTCCCGAGTGGGGCGTACTGCGCAATCAGGAAACCGGTCTGGTATCTGGCTCCCCCTTCCTGAAAGGCATCGTGGCACTGATTGTGGTGTTCTTTGCGATCCCCGGCTTCGTCTACGGCAAGACCGTGGGCACCATGAAGAATGACCGCGATGTGATCGATGCCATGTCCAAGAGCATGGGCACCATGGGCATGTACATCGTGCTGGTGTTCTTTGCTGCCCAGTTTGTGGCCTTCTTCAAGATGACCAACCTGGGCACCATCTTTGCGGTACTGGGCGCCGAGGCCCTGCAGAGCATCGGTCTCACCGGCCCTGTGCTGTTTGTGTTCTTCATCATGATGTGTGGCATCGTGAACCTGAGCCTCGGCAGTGCCTCCGCGCAATGGGCGGTCACCGCGCCAATCTTTGTACCCATGCTGATGCTGTTGGGCTATGCGCCCGAGGTCATCCAGGCCGCCTACCGGATCGGCGATTCGGTCACCAATATCATCACCCCGATGATGAGCTACTTCGGCCTGATTGTGTCTTTCGCCACCCGTTACAAGAAAGATCTGGGCATGGGCACCCTGATTGCCACCATGATTCCCTATTCGATCTTCTTCTTTATCGGCTGGACCGCGCTGTTCTTCCTGTGGGTATTTGTCGCCGGCATGCCGGTTGGACCGGGCGCGGCGACCTACTTCACCATGTAA
- a CDS encoding M20 family metallopeptidase codes for MKKTLIALSLSSLAFATSISTAHAQSGDADQRLVQAEPKVIEWRRHLHQNPELGNREFETAKYITAHLKSLGMEVETGVAHTGVVALLKGGKPGPTVALRADMDALPVTEQVDIPFASKAKTEYNGEQVGVMHACGHDTHVAMLMGAAQVLSDMRDELAGNVLFIFQPAEEGAPDGEEGGAELMLKEGLFKKYKPDVAFGQHVTSSLPVGVIGYRSGPLMASSDEFRINVKGRQTHGSRPWGGVDPITAAAQIVMGTQTLVSRQIDITKEPAVVSYGVIDGGVRNNIIPDSVYLNGTIRNFDMDNRQEIFKRLKVTAEKIAESSGATAEVEILEGYPVTVNNPELTAAAISTLKAAAGDKNVMVIPKITGAEDFSFFANEIPGFYYFLGVTPKGTNPATAPSNHSPRFYVDESALAVGTRTLTQLTLDYFASQKKQ; via the coding sequence GTGAAAAAAACACTAATAGCCCTTTCTCTCTCCTCCCTGGCTTTTGCCACCTCCATTTCCACTGCACATGCGCAATCCGGCGATGCCGACCAACGGCTGGTACAGGCGGAGCCTAAAGTAATCGAGTGGCGTCGCCACTTGCACCAGAACCCGGAACTGGGCAATCGCGAATTCGAAACTGCCAAGTACATTACCGCCCACCTGAAATCACTGGGTATGGAAGTGGAAACCGGCGTTGCCCACACTGGTGTGGTCGCCCTGCTCAAGGGCGGCAAGCCCGGCCCCACCGTTGCGCTGCGCGCAGACATGGATGCACTGCCGGTGACCGAACAGGTGGATATTCCCTTCGCATCGAAAGCAAAGACCGAATACAACGGCGAGCAAGTGGGTGTGATGCACGCCTGCGGCCACGACACCCATGTTGCCATGCTGATGGGCGCGGCGCAGGTGCTGTCCGACATGCGCGATGAGCTGGCCGGCAACGTTCTGTTTATCTTCCAGCCCGCCGAAGAGGGCGCACCGGACGGTGAGGAAGGTGGCGCAGAGCTGATGCTGAAAGAGGGTCTGTTCAAGAAATACAAACCGGATGTGGCCTTTGGCCAGCACGTGACCTCCAGCCTGCCGGTGGGCGTGATCGGCTACCGCTCCGGGCCGCTGATGGCGAGCTCCGACGAATTCCGCATCAACGTGAAGGGCCGCCAGACCCACGGCTCACGCCCCTGGGGCGGGGTTGACCCGATCACCGCCGCGGCACAGATCGTTATGGGTACCCAGACCCTGGTAAGCCGCCAGATCGACATCACCAAGGAGCCGGCGGTGGTCTCCTACGGCGTGATCGACGGTGGAGTGCGTAACAACATCATCCCCGACAGCGTTTACCTGAACGGCACCATCCGCAACTTTGACATGGATAACCGCCAGGAGATTTTCAAACGCCTGAAAGTGACCGCGGAGAAAATCGCCGAAAGCAGCGGCGCAACCGCAGAGGTGGAAATCCTCGAAGGTTATCCGGTGACCGTGAACAACCCGGAGCTGACCGCAGCCGCGATCTCCACACTCAAAGCCGCCGCGGGCGACAAGAATGTCATGGTGATCCCGAAAATTACCGGTGCCGAAGATTTTTCCTTCTTCGCCAACGAAATCCCCGGCTTCTATTACTTCCTCGGGGTAACGCCTAAGGGTACCAACCCCGCCACCGCCCCCAGCAACCATTCGCCGCGTTTCTATGTGGATGAGAGTGCACTGGCGGTTGGTACCAGAACGCTCACGCAGCTGACTCTGGATTATTTCGCAAGCCAGAAAAAGCAGTAA
- a CDS encoding Crp/Fnr family transcriptional regulator, whose product MSDTFSILESCPLLGGLGDVAKRELTGVCRSRQYAAGEVIYLPASQQSSLCIIASGRVRICSSNASGREAILAILDVGAWFGDTIFSPGMPRVFGATAHDDCQLVEIPGDGLRTLLQRFPEGYAVALDQVSRRLWSTMSVIQDDVLRGTEARIGRRLLFLAQMHNRSDDQGVAVSFSLTRELLANMMGMTRQGVHRVLKNIESAELIEFHYGRVTIFDTARLQAYVDGLD is encoded by the coding sequence ATGAGTGACACTTTTTCCATTCTCGAAAGCTGTCCGTTGCTCGGTGGCCTCGGTGATGTGGCAAAGCGGGAATTGACCGGTGTGTGCCGCTCCCGCCAGTACGCGGCGGGAGAAGTCATCTACCTTCCGGCATCGCAGCAAAGTTCCCTGTGTATCATTGCTTCAGGGCGGGTGCGTATCTGCTCCAGCAATGCCAGTGGCCGGGAAGCGATTCTGGCGATTTTGGATGTGGGGGCCTGGTTTGGAGATACGATATTCTCGCCGGGCATGCCGCGGGTATTTGGTGCGACCGCACACGATGACTGTCAGCTAGTGGAGATACCGGGTGACGGCTTACGCACATTGCTGCAGCGCTTCCCGGAGGGCTATGCCGTGGCGCTGGATCAGGTGAGCCGCCGGCTTTGGTCGACCATGTCGGTGATTCAGGACGATGTGCTGCGCGGTACTGAGGCGCGTATCGGCCGTCGACTATTATTTCTCGCACAAATGCACAACCGCAGCGACGACCAGGGCGTCGCAGTGAGCTTTTCACTCACCCGGGAGCTTTTGGCCAACATGATGGGGATGACGCGTCAGGGCGTCCATCGTGTACTTAAAAATATCGAGTCGGCAGAACTGATTGAATTTCATTACGGTCGCGTCACCATTTTTGACACGGCACGCCTGCAGGCGTATGTGGACGGGCTGGATTGA
- a CDS encoding cupin domain-containing protein, producing the protein MATKINADFNERVVIRPDQYQWVDSPMPGVERMMLDRIGDEVARATSIVRYQPFSEFSPHEHSGGEEFFVLDGVFSDEHQDYGKGSYVRNPIGTAHTPRIGKEGATIFVKLHQFDQADTQQKVIDTNTQPWLPGLVDGLQVMPLHEFQGEHVALVKWAPNTRFNPHQHWGGEEIFVLEGTFHDEHGSYPKGSWLRSPHLSQHTPFTKEDGALIYVKTGHLTSR; encoded by the coding sequence ATGGCCACGAAAATCAATGCAGATTTCAATGAACGGGTTGTGATTCGGCCAGACCAGTACCAATGGGTAGATTCTCCCATGCCCGGCGTTGAGCGCATGATGCTCGACAGAATTGGCGACGAGGTAGCAAGAGCGACCTCCATTGTGCGCTATCAGCCCTTCAGTGAATTTTCACCCCATGAGCATTCCGGCGGAGAAGAATTTTTTGTTCTGGATGGCGTATTTTCGGACGAGCACCAGGACTACGGAAAGGGCAGCTATGTGCGCAACCCCATCGGCACGGCTCACACCCCTAGAATCGGCAAAGAAGGCGCGACCATTTTCGTCAAACTGCACCAGTTCGACCAAGCCGACACGCAACAGAAGGTGATTGATACCAATACACAACCCTGGCTGCCGGGCCTGGTGGATGGCCTACAAGTCATGCCTTTGCACGAATTCCAGGGAGAACATGTCGCGCTCGTGAAGTGGGCACCTAATACGCGCTTCAATCCGCATCAACACTGGGGTGGCGAGGAGATCTTCGTATTGGAAGGTACCTTCCACGACGAGCACGGAAGCTACCCCAAGGGATCCTGGCTACGCAGCCCGCACCTCAGTCAGCACACCCCATTTACCAAAGAAGACGGCGCATTAATTTATGTCAAGACGGGCCATTTGACGAGCCGGTAG